A DNA window from Piliocolobus tephrosceles isolate RC106 chromosome 9, ASM277652v3, whole genome shotgun sequence contains the following coding sequences:
- the MTRNR2L5 gene encoding humanin-like 5 has protein sequence MATMGFSCLLLSTSEIELPIKRHV, from the coding sequence ATGGCCACAATGGGGTTTAGCTGTCTCTTACTTTCAACCAGTGAAATTGAACTACCTATTAAGAGGCATGTATAA